One window of the Vicinamibacterales bacterium genome contains the following:
- the mnmA gene encoding tRNA 2-thiouridine(34) synthase MnmA: MRIVVAMSGGVDSSVAAALLAEQGHDVIGVSMQLYDQGQTHSTGSGQATASGQRAFGTCCTIDDLYDARRVAAAIGIPHYIVNFESQFGEHVVANFVREYVSGRTPIPCSHCNSALKFAELLDRAKAYDADRLATGHYARIEQDAAGGHHLYRGADNSKDQTYFLFSLTQQQLSRAAFPVGHLDKETVRAHAHRLKLRVASKPDSQEICFVPDGDYAAFVERKAPEALREGTVVDGAGRVLGTHGGVHRFTIGQRKGLGLSSNEPLYVLAIKPDDAQVVVGPREALGRTALSASTVNWVSGVPESHWRSISAQIRHRHAAAPARVRATDEGRAELEFDTPQTAVTPGQAVVFYDGDEVLGGGWID; encoded by the coding sequence TTGCGAATTGTCGTAGCCATGTCGGGCGGCGTGGATTCATCCGTCGCCGCGGCCCTGCTCGCCGAGCAGGGTCATGACGTCATCGGTGTGTCGATGCAGCTCTACGACCAGGGGCAGACCCATTCGACAGGCTCAGGGCAGGCCACGGCCTCCGGCCAGCGCGCCTTCGGCACCTGCTGCACGATCGACGACCTCTACGACGCGCGCCGGGTCGCCGCCGCCATCGGCATCCCCCACTACATCGTCAACTTCGAGTCGCAGTTCGGCGAGCACGTGGTGGCGAACTTCGTTCGCGAGTACGTGTCGGGCCGCACGCCCATCCCCTGCTCGCACTGCAACAGCGCGCTGAAGTTCGCGGAGTTGCTCGACCGCGCCAAGGCCTACGACGCCGATCGGCTCGCCACCGGCCACTACGCCCGCATCGAGCAGGACGCCGCCGGCGGCCATCACCTGTATCGGGGCGCCGACAACTCGAAGGACCAGACCTACTTCCTGTTTTCGCTGACGCAGCAGCAGCTGTCGCGGGCGGCGTTCCCGGTGGGACACCTGGATAAGGAGACCGTGCGCGCACATGCACACCGGCTGAAGCTCCGGGTCGCCTCGAAGCCCGACAGCCAGGAGATTTGCTTCGTGCCCGACGGCGACTACGCCGCGTTCGTTGAGCGCAAGGCGCCGGAGGCGCTGCGCGAAGGCACCGTGGTGGACGGCGCTGGCCGGGTGCTCGGCACCCACGGTGGCGTGCATCGCTTCACCATCGGACAGCGAAAGGGCCTGGGGCTGTCGTCAAACGAGCCGTTGTACGTGCTGGCGATCAAGCCGGACGACGCGCAGGTGGTGGTCGGGCCGCGCGAAGCACTGGGCCGCACCGCCCTGAGCGCATCCACGGTGAACTGGGTCAGCGGCGTCCCCGAATCGCACTGGCGCTCGATCTCCGCCCAAATCCGCCATCGCCATGCCGCCGCGCCGGCGCGCGTGCGCGCCACGGACGAAGGGCGTGCCGAACTCGAGTTCGACACGCCCCAAACGGCGGTGACGCCGGGCCAGGCCGTGGTCTTCTACGACGGCGACGAAGTGCTCGGCGGCGGCTGGATCGACTAG
- a CDS encoding IscS subfamily cysteine desulfurase, which yields MRIYLDHNATTPLDPLVADRMTRALREVWGNPSSVHHFGQQAKAALDDARGAVATLLGAEASEIVFTAGGTESDNIAIRGAAEALEPGGRRHLITSAIEHEAVLNTMKALAKRGWRVTTLAVDDSGLVSPDRLRDAITDDTALVSVMHANNEIGTIQPIAELAAIAHERGALFHTDAVQSSGKIPVDVRALGVDLLSIAGHKFYGPKGTGALWLKRGVRLIPPMTGGRQERNRRAGTENVPALVGLGVAAEVAKQKLASEAERLSVLRDRLEAGILASVTGSARNGAISPRVPNTANVSINGVESESLLIGLDLAGIAVSSGSACSSGTLEPSHVLKAMGLPHGRTLGSIRFSLGASNTDADIDRVIEVLPPLVEKLRSLTTVGGRK from the coding sequence ATGCGCATCTATCTGGACCATAACGCGACCACCCCGCTCGACCCGCTGGTCGCCGACCGGATGACCCGGGCCTTGCGTGAGGTCTGGGGCAACCCGTCCAGCGTGCACCATTTCGGTCAACAGGCCAAAGCGGCCCTGGACGACGCCCGAGGCGCCGTGGCGACGCTGCTGGGCGCTGAAGCCTCGGAAATCGTCTTTACCGCCGGCGGAACCGAGAGCGACAACATCGCCATTCGGGGCGCCGCCGAGGCCCTCGAGCCGGGCGGGCGCCGGCACCTGATCACGAGCGCGATTGAGCACGAAGCGGTGCTCAACACCATGAAGGCGCTCGCTAAGCGCGGCTGGCGCGTCACCACCCTCGCCGTTGACGACTCGGGCCTGGTCTCGCCCGATCGCCTGCGTGACGCGATTACCGACGACACCGCGCTGGTCTCGGTGATGCACGCCAACAACGAGATCGGCACCATCCAGCCCATCGCGGAGCTGGCGGCGATTGCACACGAACGTGGCGCGCTGTTCCACACCGACGCCGTGCAGTCGTCGGGCAAGATCCCGGTCGACGTTCGCGCCCTCGGCGTGGACCTGCTGTCGATCGCGGGGCACAAGTTCTACGGCCCGAAAGGCACCGGCGCCTTGTGGCTGAAGCGCGGCGTCCGGCTGATCCCGCCGATGACCGGCGGCCGGCAGGAACGCAATCGCCGCGCCGGCACCGAGAACGTCCCGGCGCTGGTCGGCCTGGGCGTGGCGGCCGAGGTGGCGAAACAGAAACTGGCAAGCGAGGCCGAGCGGCTGAGCGTGCTGCGCGACCGCCTCGAAGCCGGCATCCTCGCCTCGGTGACCGGCAGCGCGCGCAACGGCGCCATCAGCCCGCGCGTCCCCAACACCGCCAACGTGAGCATCAACGGCGTCGAATCGGAGTCGTTGCTGATCGGCCTCGACCTGGCCGGCATCGCGGTGTCGTCGGGATCCGCGTGCTCATCCGGCACGCTCGAGCCGTCGCACGTCCTCAAGGCCATGGGCCTGCCGCACGGGCGCACGCTTGGATCGATCCGCTTCAGCCTCGGCGCCTCGAATACCGACGCCGATATCGATCGGGTCATCGAGGTCCTGCCGCCGCTCGTCGAGAAGCTGCGCAGCCTGACCACCGTGGGCGGGCGGAAATAA
- a CDS encoding polymer-forming cytoskeletal protein — protein MNIGKSVIIKGELSGSEDLTIEGHVEGRIDLKDNVLTIGPNGKIKAEVFAKAVVVLGEVTGNVTASEKVDIRDNGSVDGDIASPRVAIAEGAHFRGAVDMQRAGTKQAAKPNAPAAPGQAQPQSQKVGA, from the coding sequence GTGAATATCGGAAAGTCCGTCATCATCAAAGGCGAGTTGAGCGGGAGTGAAGACCTCACGATTGAAGGCCACGTTGAGGGTCGGATCGATCTGAAGGATAACGTTCTCACGATTGGTCCCAACGGCAAGATCAAGGCGGAAGTCTTCGCCAAGGCCGTGGTCGTGCTGGGTGAAGTCACCGGCAACGTCACCGCTTCGGAGAAGGTGGACATCCGCGACAACGGATCCGTGGACGGCGACATTGCCTCGCCGCGCGTCGCCATTGCCGAAGGCGCGCACTTCCGCGGCGCCGTTGACATGCAGCGCGCCGGCACCAAGCAGGCGGCCAAGCCGAATGCGCCCGCGGCGCCCGGACAGGCGCAGCCCCAGTCCCAGAAGGTCGGGGCCTAA
- a CDS encoding class I SAM-dependent methyltransferase, with translation MTQVAEAAYPTKALQKFLATLQPADNPLILDLGPVVGSNVTFFGEHLGCRIRVEDVAADIDRHVKDGTLEQLPEFFAGRFTQAPGSVDGILCWDILDYLDRPAAQALATALCRLLKADGCLLGLFSTAEARDQIYTKYVVVDELTLRYRTYPALRARQRSLLNGDIIKLFKDLRVTDSFLMKSKLREMLFRKPAPRG, from the coding sequence GTGACGCAGGTGGCGGAAGCGGCGTATCCGACCAAGGCCCTCCAGAAGTTTCTCGCGACGCTCCAGCCCGCCGACAATCCCCTCATCCTCGATCTCGGCCCCGTCGTCGGCAGCAACGTCACGTTTTTCGGCGAGCACCTGGGGTGCCGCATTCGCGTGGAAGACGTCGCCGCCGACATCGATCGCCACGTCAAGGACGGCACGCTGGAGCAACTGCCGGAATTTTTCGCCGGCCGTTTCACGCAGGCGCCCGGGTCGGTGGACGGCATCCTGTGCTGGGACATCCTCGACTATCTCGATCGCCCGGCGGCGCAGGCCCTGGCCACGGCGTTGTGCCGGTTGCTCAAGGCCGATGGATGCCTGCTCGGCCTGTTCAGCACCGCCGAGGCCCGCGACCAGATCTACACGAAATACGTGGTCGTCGATGAATTGACGCTGCGGTATCGCACCTACCCGGCGCTGCGCGCCCGCCAGCGGAGCCTGCTGAACGGCGACATCATCAAGCTGTTCAAGGACCTTCGCGTCACCGACTCCTTCCTGATGAAGAGCAAGCTCCGCGAGATGCTCTTCCGCAAGCCCGCGCCACGCGGTTGA
- a CDS encoding SAM-dependent chlorinase/fluorinase: MARPVVAFLSDFGTRDHYAGTLKGVVLGVCPDVTLVDIGHDIPAHDVMAGALELAACYRYFPHGTIFLVVVDPGVGSSRRGLAADTGDYKFVAPDNGVLSAVFRESPPRKVVELTERKYALPTISRTFEGRDRFAPAAGWLAKGIAIASLGRGVTDFQLLDLPRAGADGAHISGEVIRVDRFGNLITNIDRRVFEQFASGGAIAIRAGTHEVDRVVATYAEAPAGEVCALFGSTDHLEIAVNAGDAATLLRLSRGATVTVRRVRQI, encoded by the coding sequence ATGGCCCGACCGGTCGTTGCCTTCCTGAGTGACTTCGGCACCCGAGATCATTACGCCGGCACCCTGAAAGGGGTGGTGCTTGGCGTCTGTCCCGACGTGACGCTCGTCGACATTGGCCACGACATCCCGGCGCACGACGTGATGGCCGGCGCGCTGGAACTCGCCGCCTGCTATCGCTACTTCCCGCACGGCACCATCTTTCTCGTCGTGGTGGATCCGGGCGTGGGCTCGTCCCGTCGCGGCCTGGCGGCCGACACCGGGGACTACAAGTTCGTGGCCCCCGACAACGGCGTGCTGTCGGCGGTGTTTCGCGAGTCGCCGCCCCGGAAGGTCGTGGAGTTGACGGAGCGCAAGTACGCGCTGCCGACCATCAGCCGCACGTTCGAGGGCCGCGATCGCTTCGCCCCGGCGGCCGGATGGCTGGCCAAGGGGATCGCGATCGCCTCGCTGGGCCGGGGCGTCACCGACTTCCAGTTGCTCGACCTGCCGCGCGCCGGGGCCGACGGCGCCCACATCAGCGGTGAGGTCATCCGCGTCGACCGGTTCGGCAACCTGATCACCAACATCGACCGCCGGGTGTTCGAGCAGTTCGCCAGCGGAGGCGCCATCGCGATTCGCGCCGGCACGCACGAAGTGGACCGCGTGGTCGCGACCTATGCCGAGGCGCCGGCCGGCGAGGTGTGCGCGCTGTTCGGGAGCACCGATCACCTCGAGATTGCCGTCAACGCCGGGGACGCGGCCACGCTGCTGCGGCTGTCGCGCGGCGCCACGGTTACGGTGCGCCGGGTGCGGCAAATTTGA
- the glpX gene encoding class II fructose-bisphosphatase: MESDLSLEFLRVTEQAAIACAHTMGQGDRHGSDQVAVEAMRREMDTVPIDGTIVIGEGERDEAPMLYIGEKVGLAQKKVNGGRTWDEVDIAVDPLEGTNLCATGAANAIAVLAASEKGGLLHAPDLYMEKLVVGPTSKHLVDLDAPVRENLRAIARSLGRQVDELTVVVLDRPRHEKLIEDIRATGARIRLIGDGDLSAGIAAAVSGTGVHAVMGTGGAPEGVLTAAAMRCLNGEIFARLVVAKPEDEERCRAMGIKDFKKIYKSEDLACGKDIVFAATGVTDGSLMKGVQFFGSGIRTSSMVMQTNPHRIRFIDSIQVYPGPSVKIRF, encoded by the coding sequence ATGGAATCTGATCTCTCGCTCGAGTTCCTCCGCGTCACCGAACAGGCCGCCATCGCCTGCGCGCACACCATGGGCCAGGGCGATCGCCACGGGTCCGACCAGGTCGCGGTGGAAGCCATGCGCCGGGAAATGGACACGGTGCCGATCGACGGCACCATCGTGATTGGCGAAGGCGAGCGTGACGAAGCGCCGATGCTCTACATCGGCGAAAAGGTCGGCCTCGCGCAGAAGAAGGTCAACGGCGGCCGCACCTGGGACGAGGTTGACATCGCCGTCGATCCGCTGGAGGGCACCAACCTCTGCGCCACTGGCGCCGCCAACGCCATCGCCGTGCTGGCCGCGTCCGAGAAGGGCGGCCTGCTGCACGCGCCCGACCTCTACATGGAGAAGCTGGTCGTCGGGCCGACCTCGAAGCACCTGGTCGATCTGGACGCGCCGGTGCGCGAGAACCTCCGCGCCATTGCCAGGAGCCTCGGTCGCCAGGTCGACGAACTGACGGTGGTGGTCCTTGATCGGCCGCGTCACGAGAAGCTGATCGAGGATATCCGGGCGACCGGCGCGCGCATCCGGTTGATTGGCGACGGCGACCTGTCGGCCGGTATCGCGGCGGCGGTGTCCGGCACCGGCGTGCATGCGGTGATGGGCACGGGTGGCGCGCCCGAGGGCGTGCTGACGGCGGCGGCCATGCGCTGCCTGAACGGCGAGATCTTCGCCCGCCTGGTCGTGGCCAAGCCGGAAGACGAAGAGCGCTGCCGGGCCATGGGCATCAAGGACTTCAAGAAGATCTACAAGTCCGAGGACCTCGCCTGCGGCAAGGACATCGTGTTTGCCGCGACCGGCGTCACCGACGGGTCGTTGATGAAGGGCGTGCAGTTCTTCGGCAGCGGTATTCGCACCAGTTCGATGGTGATGCAGACCAACCCGCATCGCATCCGCTTCATCGACAGCATCCAGGTCTACCCGGGCCCGTCGGTCAAGATCCGATTCTGA
- a CDS encoding MFS transporter: MDERQQRRNVFAAAAAGCIGFTGFTLVMPFLPLYIAELGTTDVGEIAMWTGLTLGATPTVTAISAPLWGRVGDRYGSKVLVIRSLTAFILTMASMAFVTAPWQLFALRALLGVFAGYGALTISMAAQSVPRDRMARAIGAVQTGHRLGPAVGPVVGGLLAPLVGLRNSFLFAAAFYAAAMVLVLVAYKEPPRKVAAKNARGGMEVFSHLMRLPGFVLALFVIFGLQTVDRSFGPVLPLFVAQVGVEAQRVPLVSGILFSLGAVAAAFGSQLAPRLMKDRPARRVIVAGAATAAVAMATIVIAPTLWIVGAAMVAVGVAIGVATTTIYSVAGSLLPADAHATGFGVMTTASLIGLAVSPVVAGFIGGSGLRIVFVADVVLLVVLAVMVARRLRSEPTSVSHEAPLADS, encoded by the coding sequence TTGGACGAACGCCAGCAACGCCGGAACGTGTTTGCCGCCGCGGCGGCAGGCTGCATCGGCTTCACCGGCTTCACGCTGGTCATGCCATTCCTCCCGCTCTACATCGCGGAGCTGGGCACGACCGACGTCGGTGAGATCGCGATGTGGACGGGCCTGACGCTGGGCGCCACGCCCACGGTCACGGCCATCAGCGCGCCCCTGTGGGGCCGGGTCGGCGATCGCTACGGCAGCAAGGTCCTGGTCATCCGGTCGCTGACCGCATTTATCCTCACCATGGCAAGCATGGCGTTCGTGACAGCGCCGTGGCAGTTGTTCGCGCTCCGCGCCCTGCTCGGGGTGTTCGCCGGCTATGGCGCGCTCACCATTTCCATGGCGGCCCAGTCGGTGCCTCGCGATCGAATGGCGCGTGCCATCGGCGCGGTGCAGACCGGGCATCGCCTGGGGCCCGCCGTTGGTCCCGTCGTTGGTGGCCTGCTGGCGCCGCTGGTGGGACTGCGGAACTCGTTCCTGTTCGCGGCGGCATTTTATGCGGCGGCGATGGTGCTGGTGCTGGTCGCCTACAAGGAGCCGCCCCGCAAGGTCGCGGCCAAGAACGCCAGGGGCGGCATGGAAGTGTTCTCGCACCTGATGCGCCTGCCGGGGTTTGTGCTGGCCTTGTTCGTCATCTTCGGGTTGCAGACCGTGGACCGCAGCTTCGGTCCGGTGCTGCCGTTGTTTGTCGCCCAGGTCGGGGTCGAGGCGCAGCGCGTGCCGCTGGTCTCGGGCATCCTCTTTTCACTCGGGGCCGTGGCGGCGGCGTTCGGGTCGCAGCTGGCGCCCAGGCTCATGAAGGACCGCCCCGCCAGGCGAGTGATCGTGGCCGGCGCCGCGACCGCGGCGGTGGCCATGGCCACGATCGTGATCGCGCCGACGTTGTGGATCGTCGGGGCCGCGATGGTGGCGGTGGGGGTGGCCATCGGCGTGGCGACGACCACCATCTATTCGGTGGCCGGATCGCTGCTGCCGGCTGATGCGCATGCGACCGGCTTCGGCGTGATGACCACGGCATCCCTCATCGGCCTGGCGGTGAGTCCCGTGGTCGCCGGCTTCATCGGCGGATCGGGACTGCGCATCGTGTTCGTGGCCGACGTCGTCCTGCTCGTGGTGCTGGCGGTCATGGTCGCTCGTCGCCTGCGGTCGGAGCCGACCTCGGTCTCCCACGAAGCTCCGCTCGCCGACAGTTGA
- the hflX gene encoding GTPase HflX yields the protein MSTRRPVLVERAALVGLVTGGARRVDAEHSLEELGGLAEAAGARTVLRVLQERPRPDSATFLGSGKVAVLAAAAAEADADVVIFDNELSPAQLRELTKRLDRKVVDRTQLILDIFARRAKTREGKLQVELAQLKYLLPRLVGSSAGLSQQGGGIGTRGPGETKLEADRRRIRVRMKVLTDEIDVVRRRRTQLRERRQKMDAPTVALVGYTNAGKTTLFNRLTRSEAEASNALFVTLDPLVRRVALPDRRELLLSDTVGFIDRLPHTLVAAFRATLEETADADLVLHVIDASNPERERHMAAVTRVLEEVGALTVPRVEVFNKVDMLSPDERRRLQESDPSALLISAATGIGCDELLESVASRLALDQQRVTLELDLSDAAQAERLAWVYRHATVHSHATMGDRATLELDVPRRLLAMIGLATPAAPKVRGRRG from the coding sequence ATGAGTACACGGCGTCCCGTGCTGGTGGAACGAGCGGCGCTTGTCGGCTTGGTGACCGGCGGCGCGCGGCGGGTCGACGCGGAACATTCCCTCGAAGAGCTCGGCGGCCTCGCGGAGGCCGCCGGCGCGCGCACGGTCCTGCGCGTGCTCCAGGAGCGCCCCAGGCCGGATTCGGCGACCTTTCTCGGCAGCGGCAAGGTGGCCGTGCTGGCGGCCGCGGCGGCGGAAGCTGACGCCGACGTCGTGATCTTCGACAACGAGCTGTCGCCCGCGCAGTTGCGCGAGCTGACCAAGCGCCTGGACCGCAAGGTCGTTGACCGTACCCAACTCATTCTCGACATCTTTGCCAGGCGCGCGAAGACGCGCGAAGGCAAGCTGCAGGTCGAGCTGGCCCAGTTGAAGTACCTGCTGCCGCGGCTGGTCGGATCCAGCGCGGGATTGTCGCAGCAGGGCGGCGGCATCGGCACGCGCGGGCCGGGTGAAACCAAGCTCGAAGCGGACCGCCGGCGCATTCGCGTGCGGATGAAGGTGCTCACCGACGAAATCGACGTCGTCCGCCGCCGGCGCACGCAGTTGCGGGAGCGCCGGCAGAAGATGGATGCACCGACGGTGGCCCTGGTCGGCTACACCAACGCCGGCAAGACCACGCTCTTCAACCGGCTGACCCGGTCCGAGGCGGAAGCGTCGAACGCGCTGTTTGTCACGCTCGACCCGCTGGTCCGCCGCGTGGCCCTGCCGGACCGCCGCGAGTTGCTGTTGAGCGACACCGTCGGCTTCATCGATCGACTGCCGCACACGCTGGTGGCGGCGTTCCGCGCGACCCTCGAGGAAACCGCGGATGCCGACCTCGTCCTGCACGTCATCGACGCCTCGAATCCCGAACGCGAGCGGCACATGGCCGCGGTCACGCGCGTGCTCGAAGAGGTCGGCGCGCTCACGGTGCCGCGCGTCGAGGTCTTTAACAAGGTGGACATGCTGTCGCCAGACGAGCGGCGGCGGCTCCAGGAGAGCGATCCGTCAGCCCTGCTGATTTCGGCAGCCACCGGAATCGGCTGCGACGAATTACTGGAAAGCGTCGCCTCACGGCTGGCCCTCGATCAGCAGCGCGTGACGCTCGAACTCGACCTGTCGGATGCGGCGCAGGCCGAGCGCCTGGCGTGGGTCTATCGCCATGCCACGGTCCACAGTCACGCCACCATGGGTGATCGGGCCACGCTCGAGCTCGACGTCCCCCGGCGCCTGCTGGCGATGATTGGCCTGGCCACGCCCGCGGCCCCGAAAGTGCGAGGGCGTCGTGGTTAA
- a CDS encoding tetratricopeptide repeat protein, whose translation MALCLCGIFLASCAPKAPPAVVGAPKHPEFMFPTAPDGSLAEQTARLDRGWQFLQLDDLRSAEREFSSALKQQPAFHPADAALGYVALARGNEADAVSRFDRALVADPAYVPALVGRGQALLEMDRLGDALASFEAALAKDASLSDLKSRVDVLRFRATQDMLARAKAAADAQRWDEARAAYQQAIAASPDSAFLYRELAAVEQKAGDATGAIGHYRRAVELDTSDSRSWAAIGGLLEADGDMVGALSAYERARAIDLGEVPDSVVARVRARAALMKLPAEYRAIPSNPGVTRAEIAALIGIRLEALVARARPRQLIITDVRGHWAQQWITAVARAGIMDPLPNYEFQPGTRVRRGELALTVSRLLGLVAAAKPDLLKKWQATMVTVNDVPSGHLSYPYVSQAVAAGIMPLAGGNFELLRGVSGADAMEIISRIEALARP comes from the coding sequence GTGGCTCTGTGTCTCTGTGGCATCTTTCTCGCGTCGTGCGCGCCGAAGGCGCCGCCGGCGGTGGTCGGGGCGCCCAAGCATCCGGAGTTCATGTTCCCCACGGCGCCCGACGGCTCCCTCGCGGAGCAGACCGCTCGCCTCGATCGCGGCTGGCAGTTCCTGCAGCTCGACGACCTGCGCAGCGCCGAGCGTGAGTTCTCGTCGGCCCTGAAGCAGCAACCCGCGTTCCATCCGGCCGACGCGGCCCTCGGCTACGTGGCGCTGGCGCGCGGCAATGAGGCCGATGCCGTCAGCCGATTCGACCGCGCCCTGGTTGCGGACCCGGCCTACGTGCCGGCGCTCGTCGGGCGCGGACAGGCGCTGCTCGAGATGGATCGCCTCGGCGACGCGCTGGCCAGCTTCGAGGCGGCGCTGGCGAAAGACGCGTCGCTGTCGGACCTGAAGTCCCGGGTGGACGTACTGCGGTTCCGCGCGACGCAGGACATGCTGGCGCGGGCCAAGGCCGCGGCCGATGCCCAGCGATGGGACGAAGCGAGGGCGGCGTATCAACAGGCCATTGCCGCGTCTCCCGATTCCGCGTTCCTGTATCGCGAGCTGGCGGCGGTGGAGCAGAAGGCCGGCGATGCGACGGGGGCGATCGGACACTATCGCCGTGCCGTGGAGCTCGACACGAGCGATTCGCGGTCGTGGGCCGCCATCGGCGGGCTGCTGGAGGCCGACGGCGACATGGTCGGCGCCCTGTCGGCCTACGAACGGGCGCGGGCCATCGACCTCGGCGAGGTGCCCGACAGCGTGGTGGCACGCGTGCGCGCGCGGGCGGCGCTGATGAAGCTGCCGGCCGAGTATCGCGCCATTCCGTCGAATCCAGGCGTGACCCGGGCCGAGATCGCCGCGCTGATTGGCATCCGGCTCGAAGCCCTGGTCGCGCGCGCGCGTCCGCGGCAGTTGATCATCACGGATGTGCGCGGGCACTGGGCGCAGCAGTGGATCACCGCCGTGGCCCGGGCGGGCATCATGGATCCGCTGCCCAACTACGAGTTCCAGCCCGGCACGCGCGTGCGCCGCGGCGAATTGGCGCTGACGGTGTCGCGGCTCCTGGGGCTGGTGGCAGCCGCGAAGCCAGACCTGCTGAAGAAGTGGCAGGCGACGATGGTGACGGTGAACGACGTGCCGTCCGGGCACCTCAGCTACCCGTACGTCTCGCAGGCTGTCGCCGCCGGCATCATGCCGCTCGCCGGCGGCAATTTTGAACTGCTGCGCGGCGTCAGCGGTGCCGACGCCATGGAAATCATCAGCCGCATCGAAGCGCTCGCCCGGCCATGA
- a CDS encoding CDP-alcohol phosphatidyltransferase family protein, translating to MTAQVFTLANQLTLLRMLLVPAFVLLTLYGRFGWALLTFMFAGLTDLLDGLAARKTSGKSDLGAWLDPAADKLLIATTFVVLTLPNIGLVNRLPLWLTIIVISRDLGIVLTVAIVNLAMGPRTFRPSPLGKLATAVFLVSCVVVMFFNYLGHTSLWVDAAIWLSLVITLASWVDYVWRLARIINE from the coding sequence ATGACCGCCCAGGTCTTCACGCTGGCCAATCAGCTGACGCTGCTGCGGATGCTGCTGGTGCCGGCGTTCGTCCTGCTCACGTTGTATGGGCGGTTCGGCTGGGCGCTGCTGACCTTCATGTTCGCCGGCCTCACCGACCTGCTCGACGGCCTGGCGGCGCGCAAGACCAGCGGCAAGAGCGACCTCGGGGCCTGGCTCGATCCGGCCGCCGACAAGCTGCTGATCGCCACGACGTTCGTGGTCCTGACGCTGCCCAACATCGGCCTCGTCAACCGGTTGCCGTTGTGGCTCACGATCATCGTGATCAGCCGGGACCTGGGCATCGTGCTGACCGTCGCGATCGTCAACCTCGCGATGGGCCCGCGCACGTTCCGTCCGTCGCCGCTCGGGAAGCTGGCGACGGCGGTCTTCCTCGTCTCGTGCGTGGTGGTGATGTTCTTCAACTACCTCGGGCACACCTCGCTGTGGGTTGATGCCGCGATCTGGCTGTCACTGGTCATCACCCTGGCGTCGTGGGTGGACTACGTGTGGCGCCTGGCGCGGATCATCAACGAGTAG